The proteins below come from a single Afipia felis ATCC 53690 genomic window:
- a CDS encoding radical SAM protein: MVHVTQKFIDPFVTATGAPRASVRLGTLETLWFNTGTLCNLACDNCYIESSPRNDRLVYLTREEVRRFLDEARERDHPPAEIGFTGGEPFMNPDILQMIADSLSAGFRALVLTNAMKPMQRLKTPLAILNAEFPGRLAVRVSLDRYERTGHEQLRGPRSWKPTIAGLLWLAEAGFNISVAGRMVWKEAEDQIRAAYGRLFAELGLSIDSADPAALVLFPEMRAGEDVPEITEQCWSILGRSPSSVMCASSRMVVKHKGADSPTVAACTLLPYDPLFDLGGTLAAATVRSVPLMHPLCARFCVLGGASCSAQH, translated from the coding sequence ATGGTCCATGTAACGCAGAAATTCATTGATCCATTTGTCACCGCAACCGGCGCTCCGCGTGCGAGCGTCAGGCTCGGCACCCTTGAAACGCTCTGGTTCAATACCGGAACGCTGTGCAATCTCGCCTGCGACAACTGCTATATCGAGTCGAGCCCGCGAAATGACCGTCTCGTTTATTTGACCAGAGAGGAAGTACGGCGCTTCCTGGACGAGGCGAGGGAGCGCGACCATCCGCCGGCAGAGATCGGATTCACCGGCGGCGAACCCTTCATGAATCCCGATATCCTCCAGATGATCGCCGACAGTCTGAGCGCGGGTTTCAGGGCGCTGGTCCTGACGAACGCGATGAAGCCGATGCAGAGGCTCAAGACGCCGCTCGCGATCCTTAACGCCGAGTTTCCGGGCAGGCTCGCTGTAAGAGTCTCCCTCGACCGCTACGAAAGAACCGGCCACGAACAGTTGCGCGGCCCGCGAAGCTGGAAGCCGACCATCGCAGGTCTGTTGTGGCTGGCTGAGGCCGGATTCAATATATCCGTAGCTGGTCGCATGGTCTGGAAGGAGGCCGAAGATCAGATCAGAGCGGCCTACGGCCGGCTATTCGCGGAGCTGGGCCTTTCGATTGACTCCGCCGACCCCGCGGCCCTCGTCCTCTTCCCGGAGATGCGGGCTGGCGAAGACGTGCCGGAGATCACCGAGCAATGCTGGTCAATTCTCGGGCGCAGTCCCTCCTCTGTAATGTGTGCAAGCTCGCGCATGGTCGTGAAGCACAAGGGCGCGGATTCGCCGACGGTCGCAGCTTGCACCCTTCTTCCTTACGATCCGTTGTTCGATCTCGGTGGGACGCTCGCGGCGGCGACGGTGCGGTCCGTCCCGCTCATGCACCCCTTATGCGCGCGGTTCTGCGTCCTGGGCGGAGCGTCGTGTAGTGCGCAGCACTAG